Proteins encoded by one window of Mustelus asterias chromosome 9, sMusAst1.hap1.1, whole genome shotgun sequence:
- the LOC144499077 gene encoding amphoterin-induced protein 2-like has product MCSRHPAFSSALRGLTFRSQGIVLLLLLCASMAGGASVICPPVCICASDIITCTSKNLTAVPRTLHRVVTSLDVSYNSISALGSDWAPTILDRLKNLVLNHNSIDFLSRGAFASTPQLRYLDLSSNKLKTLDDSLFQGLSSLETLLLYNNQVAQLSAGAFEGLYKLQKLYLSRNLISHFPLQLYKGKWKLPLLELLDLSFNKLTSVPVLQLTALSFRLQSGLYLHANPFTCDCSFYTMVTYWYNRRLKSAVDFKDDYRCYYQLDSKRSVSVLLIHDDLLNCSNSTVNGSFHALGLIYEAHLGERLVINCDSKILDSNTNVLWVTPRNETLQPGIQDQGLQVLLNGSLEIQQVQPEDEGAYSCIAINSRRMLNETIEVLLKVYNFTQNGQHSQTFNTAFTTLSACLASIILVLIYLYLTPCRCWCKAKQKHRKTNGNSAHSSILSTTPSHEAGGERKASTCKRVVFLEPVKEPLKGQNGKMKLLPTNHSMAEKILRANRGKADIDSISSVFSDKLIVA; this is encoded by the coding sequence ATGTGCTCACGCCACCCAGCCTTCTCCTCTGCTCTCAGAGGTCTCAccttcagatcccaaggaattgtgctgctgctgctgctttgtGCCAGTATGGCAGGCGGCGCTTCTGTGATCTGCCCTCCGGTCTGCATCTGTGCCAGCGATATCATAACGTGCACAAGCAAAAACCTGACCGCTGTGCCAAGGACGCTCCATAGGGTTGTGACCAGCCTGGACGTTAGCTACAACAGCATCAGTGCGCTTGGTTCTGACTGGGCGCCGACCATTTTAGATCGACTGAAAAACCTCGTCCTCAATCACAACAGCATCGATTTCCTCTCCAGAGGGGCCTTTGCCTCCACCCCGCAACTGAGGTATCTGGACCTGTCCTCCAACAAGCTGAAAACGTTGGACGACTCGTTGTTTCAAGGCCTGAGCTCCTTGGAGACGCTGCTCCTTTACAATAATCAGGTGGCACAGCTTAGCGCCGGAGCTTTCGAAGGTTTGTACAAACTCCAGAAATTGTATCTCAGCCGGAATCTGATCTCGCACTTTCCCTTGCAGTTGTACAAAGGCAAGTGGAAACTTCCGCTGCTCGAACTGTTGGATCTGTCCTTCAACAAATTGACTTCTGTGCCAGTCCTGCAGTTAACTGCGCTCTCGTTTAGGCTGCAGAGTGGTTTGTACCTACATGCGAACCCATTTACCTGCGATTGTTCTTTTTACACAATGGTCACCTACTGGTATAACAGGCGGCTTAAGTCTGCAGTGGATTTTAAAGATGATTACAGGTGCTACTATCAGCTTGACTCCAAGAGAAGTGTCAGTGTTTTACTGATCCATGATGACCTGTTGAATTGCTCCAATAGTACGGTGAATGGCTCTTTTCATGCCTTGGGGCTGATTTACGAGGCCCACTTGGGAGAAAGGCTGGTGATAAACTGTGACAGCAAGATACTGGATTCAAACACAAATGTCCTATGGGTCACGCCCAGGAATGAGACGTTGCAGCCAGGCATTCAAGATCAGGGTCTGCAGGTATTATTGAATGGAAGCCTTGAGATTCAGCAGGTCCAACCTGAAGATGAGGGGGCCTACTCCTGTATAGCAATTAACAGCAGGCGAATGTTAAATGAGACCATAGAGGTTTTGCTGAAGGTGTACAACTTTACACAGAACGGACAGCATTCGCAGACCTTTAACACGGCCTTTACCACCCTCTCTGCCTGCCTTGCCAGCATTATTTTGGTCTTGATCTATCTTTACTTGACGCCTTGCCGCTGCTGGTGCAAAGCCAAGCAGAAACACAGAAAGACAAACGGCAACAGCGCCCACTCTTCGATCCTGAGCACCACTCCCTCACACGAGGCGGGCGGAGAGAGGAAGGCCAGCACCTGCAAGCGGGTGGTCTTCTTGGAGCCAGTCAAAGAGCCACTGAAGGGACAGAATGGGAAAATGAAATTGCTCCCTACCAATCACAGCATGGCTGAAAAGATCCTCAGAGCCAACAGAGGAAAAGCCGACATTGATTCCATCAGTTCTGTGTTCTCTGATAAGCTGATCGTGGCGTAG